The genome window TTCTTTCGaaacaatattttcttaatcagaatttaaataatagataacattaataaaaaaaaactttacgaGCCCCCGCAAAATCATATATTCGTCTTAAGTTGTATTGAGCAAATTATGTGTTAGCCgttgttatttaatttcatagtGTAATGTTGTTTTCATGAAGagtaactttaattttgtttttttttttggaactatcaaggctgcaaacctccaaaattgtgttaaagtttaggttcggcggttcgagccatagagcaagacatcggtttggttcgcgaattggtttatataccccctaaacccaaggtttgggtttgaaacttggttcaatttcatacaacaaaatatttgtattgttgtacatttttctatacattctgaactaattaaattttttttttaaagaaatcaaattttgatgataatttaaatttatttgaagatttaaatatgacttattgcagtccgaagtctcaaataattgcgtagtattagaaaaccataaagtTTATGTAAtcaaccttttattttagaaagcggttcggtttaggttcgggatcgcaaagtaaattatttcaagagttcggttcatgatccggttcaggctgcttaaaaccGAACCGagccggttctacgaggttcggttcagaacaggtttgcagccttggtaactatgacaacaaataaaatttgcatttagatTTCGccaataagaaatttaattaaatcaaaaggaaaaaaattaaacacaaaattcagttaaatttaacctgtattttttttatttcattttttttggttctcctgttttcttttgttaagattaaatattgaattattatGTTATACATTTATGTTTCTAATCACATTTTAACACTATAACACATTTTACATTTCAACATACTTTTAATATACACATAGAATTGGGCTTGTCATATCTTAAGCTGGCCTATATATAATTCACattattcattttttggtttgattttataaagagagaggaaaaaaaaaacaatacaacaTGTATACATTGTGTTATGacaaacacatttaaaaaaaaaaaaaaacaggaatGCATTGCATTCAATGCAAATCttagaaattaaaacatttttatttttctttaatattcaaCTCTTTCTTAAATATCATTTTcctcaaaaatataattttttttttggctttgggGGTTTGTTCATCAGAGTGATTCGAGtactttgtattttgtttttgttgttgtcgtcatgCAATTGCGAAAGccaaagatattttcaaatatatctaCTTAGGCTGATATCAAAAATACTCACTGGACAGCTGTGAAGTTTTCTATTAGTAAAGTACTAGTACACGTAAATGCCTACTAAGTGATAGCTGGCATTAGCAGGAGACGCCCTGCTTGGCCACCGTATACCATGTGCTGACCGTCACCAGGGACGGTGAGTCTGGTGTGCTAGGCAGCTCCGTTGGCCCCTGATCGGTAGCTCCAATTTCCAAGGTCACCAAGGCAACAGGTAAcggtggatgtggatgtggtggATGTGGAGGCGGTGCCTGTGGCTGTGGCAACGGCgaagcagctgcagttgctatTGAAGAAAGAGCTGTTGCTCCACTTGTGGCTggacattgaaattgtttattgtgtCGAtgcttttgcttgtttttgctCTTGGCCGGCTTTGGCGTCACCTGCGACTGGGCTTGGATTTGAGCCTGAACTTGGGCCTGACCGGCATGGCACAGCTGCTGTGGATGATGGAAGTGCATCGGCTGTGGAGTGTGCAGATCACGTCCCACCTGGGGACCCACCTGCGGGCACCGAAACCGAATGGCCTGCTCATTGGCCACGTTAAGCTCCGGCCACCGAGGCAGAGCACGGGGTCCCACATAATTATGACATAGATGGTGATGGTGGCGTTGCTTACTTTTGCTGCGCTTTCGTTGTCGCGACTTGGAGTGAGACTTGCGCAAGCGTACACCTGTCACTTGGCGTGACTGCAGCTCCGATTGGGGACGCAGACAGTGTCGGCAAATGGATCGACTACGTTGTGATCTGCCCATCATAAAGTGCCCGTCATTTTCAAAATCATCCAAGTCCGCATCATCAGCACTCTCGTCTTCGTCCCCGTCCTcgtccccatccccatcctcctcctcctcctcatctTCGTCATACTCCTCCTTCCATTTCTGCCGCTGTTGCCCATCTCCGTTGGAGCTATCGATGATGCGTCCGTTTAGCTTTTTGGGTCTATGATAgtttttatagttgttgttgttgttgttgcttgtgctgttgtttattgatgcagttgttgttgttgttgttgtagtgctagCGTCATCCATGTCAATGACAACACAGCACTTAGCTGCCGGTTGGTGTCGTGTGCTATGtctttgttgcatttgctgttTCGTCTTGAAGTTTGACTTACGTTTTTCCGGTTCCGTTTGTTGATGATGCCTGttcggttgttgttgctgttgttgctgtttctggctgCGGCTGCGTTGTCTTCTTCGAGCCGTATACTCATCCCCCTTGTCAGTCGGATATGGTCAGAATGCTGTGTCAAAAACAGACATCGACCTGGATATGGCCTCATCATTTCGGCAGGCCTCCAAGAACTCCTCCAGAGTAACAACGCCATCGCGATTAATGTCCATTTTCTGTGGAGCACAATTTGAATAAAGAAATAAGTGGAAAGTGAAGATGCAAAACGAAAACtctaagcaaaaaaaaaattttataatttgtcgtttgaaatttgattaacACTTCAAAAAGGCTTTAAACCTTTTttgtcgagcacgctcgacggtaggataccctgtgcccaggtactctgtacttaAAGTTGATTTCCCACCGATTGAATGTATGATATAGAAAACTGTTCTAAATCACAATTGGCCAGGATGTATAAcaccaacaaaaatgcatattttatcagtttgattaagatatctcaaaaaacaaaaatctttttcaTACCTaatcttgattttcgactgatcgtgtctttggcaactatatgatatattgatCCAgattgaaccaaatttggtcaggatgtataacacGAACTTaatctatcagtttggttcaggtataccaaaaaacaaaatactttttcatactaaaacatgattttcgactgagcgtctctataagctatatgatatagtggtccaaaTTTGTTTAGAATGTATAACATCAGCCCTGACGTATATTGTGTCACATtgcttaagatatctcaaaaaaaccaagaagtttttcatagtaaaacttcattttcgaccaATCGTCCCTATGGCAGTTTTGGGATATAtgggtccgatccaaaaatcaaaacaaacttgatctgcgtgcggtatccaggaacctacttaccaagtttgtAGAGACTAGcccttttagtctctgagatcgacgcgttcaaatagacggacagacagacggacagacagacagacagacagacgggcaTGGCTAAATCGTCTCGGCAGTTGATACTGAtccattatatatataatttggggggtctgccgcgcgtccttctgcctgttacatacattctgccaaacacataaaacCCTTTATTGACCATTTTAATAGGCcgcgacaaaaaataaaataaaagttcctTTAACCCGAATCGTCCTGAGCAACgttttttcgagtttcttcataCTCGAAAATTTATCTTCTTACGGACAGCCaggcatacatacatacatgcacaaTACAtagcaaaattttatttaaaaaaaggaatcACGACCTATTGTTCCTGTGGCATAATGgaccaatttaaataaaatatggtcAGTATGTATAAAACCAGCCAAGATGAAAATCTtttcagattggttgagaaatatcaaaaaacaaGAAGCTACAAAATCCTACAAAATCttcattataatattaaaaaatcctGATATGCGTAGGGTATCAAGAAACGAACATAACAAGCTCGAAGTCTCTAGCTATTATCGACTCTAAGACCGAAGCGTTTAAGCagaaggacagacagacggacacatatacacactcacacacacaaatacgtaaaaaaaattcaaatagaaCAGGGGTTACTCGCTCGCAGTGAGGTTGGGATACAGTAGATCACGGTGTATTAAGGTATTATTTGATATAGGAAAACTATTTGAACTAACTTTGATCTGGAGGTATAGGAACTACcataatgcatattctgtaaATTTCGTtcacataaatacaaaaaaaaaaatttgtacacaAAAACTTGAATTATTAGCGATTGTTAGTATTgcaactatataatatagtggtacgatttaaacaaaatctGCTCAGGATGTAATACCAGCCaaatgtatattgtgtcagattggttgagaagTAATATATACCAAGAAGTTTGTCGTACAATTTCTTAGTTTTCGGTCtatcaatacaaataaaaacagttttgaTAGGCGTACGGTATCCAGAAAAGTCCAAGTACCATATGgtagcacaaaaa of Drosophila innubila isolate TH190305 chromosome X, UK_Dinn_1.0, whole genome shotgun sequence contains these proteins:
- the LOC117779675 gene encoding uncharacterized protein LOC117779675; its protein translation is MAGPQVQHTQRPNSAYYTGLNGSGGSSGAAGGGGGGVGGGMASSASHTGLGLHALRQVSNETELIYRGSHNNGTVNELPGVGQGRQMPATTSNRIIQQQPAHSSRDNIVSSIAGTGSCATDTLIGTIATSAGAGNSSALTALNSSGIAGSSTGVALKKSNTQRSIEIIVDASQCGKDVVDIDDVEQGEGGGQESSSSIRKSSRHRHRPLHRRLISYLRSLFQGSAAQNDSELEEFETPARYRPDSLSALSRATRFTEDEIKRIYRGFKAECPTGVVKEDTFKVIYSQFFPQGANPTLYAHYVFNTLDQDHSGIVSFEDFVQGLSILSRGSVEEKLRWTFSLYDINGDGFITREEMTDIVTAIYELMGRLPDECPEEEKIKGKVEHIFQKMDINRDGVVTLEEFLEACRNDEAISRSMSYTARRRQRSRSQKQQQQQQQPNRHHQQTEPEKRKSNFKTKQQMQQRHSTRHQPAAKCCVVIDMDDASTTTTTTTTASINNSTSNNNNNNYKNYHRPKKLNGRIIDSSNGDGQQRQKWKEEYDEDEEEEEDGDGDEDGDEDESADDADLDDFENDGHFMMGRSQRSRSICRHCLRPQSELQSRQVTGVRLRKSHSKSRQRKRSKSKQRHHHHLCHNYVGPRALPRWPELNVANEQAIRFRCPQVGPQVGRDLHTPQPMHFHHPQQLCHAGQAQVQAQIQAQSQVTPKPAKSKNKQKHRHNKQFQCPATSGATALSSIATAAASPLPQPQAPPPHPPHPHPPLPVALVTLEIGATDQGPTELPSTPDSPSLVTVSTWYTVAKQGVSC